In Lodderomyces elongisporus chromosome 1, complete sequence, a genomic segment contains:
- the ade5 gene encoding Bifunctional purine biosynthetic protein ADE5,7: MARITVLISGSGTNLQALLDAQKQGKLNHDITHVISSSETAYGLIRAQQNSIPTTTHLLKTYYKGIPKEQTKERQQRREQFNLDLANLLIYGSIEGETDPKEGYIKPDLIVCAGWMLILSPTILQPLEKAGITIINLHPALPGAFDGTHAIDRCWKAGQDGEITKGGVMIHKVIAEVDRGEPILVKEIDLIKGEPLEQYEKRVHEVEHVAIVEGTNIVLNQLK; encoded by the coding sequence ATGGCTAGAATTACAGTACTTATTTCTGGTTCAGGGACCAATTTACAAGCGTTGCTAGATGCTCAGAAACAGGGTAAACTCAATCATGATATAACTCATGTGATCTCTTCCTCAGAGACAGCATATGGTTTGATTCGTGCACAACAAAACTCTATTCCAACAACGACACATTTACTCAAGACATATTATAAAGGAATTCCCAAGGAGCAGACCAAAGAAAGACAACAAAGGCGAGAACAATTCAACTTGGACTTGGCCAATTTGCTCATTTATGGATCAATTGAAGGTGAAACCGATCCAAAAGAAGGCTATATCAAACCCGATTTGATTGTATGTGCAGGATGGATGTTGATTCTTTCACCAACAATTTTGCAGCCTCTCGAAAAAGCAGGTATCACCATTATCAACTTACATCCGGCATTGCCTGGTGCCTTTGATGGAACTCACGCCATTGACCGATGTTGGAAAGCCGGTCAGGATGGCGAGATTACCAAAGGTGGAGTTATGATCCATAAAGTTATTGCCGAAGTCGACCGCGGAGAGCCTATTTTGGTAAAGGAAATAGATTTGATCAAAGGTGAGCCTTTGGAACAGTATGAGAAAAGGGTGCATGAAGTAGagcatgttgctattgtcGAAGGAACTAATATTGTACTCAACCAGttgaaataa
- the SHE4 gene encoding SWI5-dependent HO expression protein 4 (BUSCO:EOG09261W1K), with the protein MAGVNEKENLNTVRGDLEKLYDEALSLTSTSASPQTISSSQSLKEIKDVLLNATQKSSDSGFLYTKLTTEPERFLQLAKNLDDTTILLTIVESKKPIITTPDIQKILSALRIKIKDGEKEESLANCKFYLQLYASLITQTKIVNTQHIGLFLTLVGKIAKVDHLVLIIVVQCLQIEKANTIEAIKDYLEVQIGDEADDVGRTSGDSDSGSGSGGGNIKNNDDDENIPYIDGASFKNFLAVVEMCFPVIPEETTQIYTRKRTKEYFLEKKHEKTFYIPILKCMSASCIVENCRKFNADNYKNLMENSFQSYDKPVKVLASLVLAKEWSFIHQSLNNKKIKITDVADCLMLYIEGESENDKDHENYIDFAVEGLTYVSLFWEAREWMRVDVSFVEKLLDIFQRSSKSTNINTSIQYVVLTILANLTRSKSRTSSQYQGSRSELKQAVMPKVGSDSNEEKIDGIRLFNEELLKDDELISKLSSVKTYESSSKNIMNAVVDIIYNISSDQKKSVRTELVKQGALTIIVNYLIKNSKIEKVEKRLLPTIPNDAQQAEIYLKALQSLARMMISVNPEIAFKNYDVKTTIPFLTQLLGNNENINDNDSNNDNDNNDNDNNDNNNNNNNLELTLLDKYESLLALTNVASIENPSLRDFIITEFFPYVDDLILSSHLQLATFQLLSNLINRPVLLAKFFNVEQTKNKERLSITLKLFNSVEVNLQVAVGKFLVNATEFDMIAEVLVSTVTIRNELLEILVSILDRQLGHSGDENKSNISSHNNNSASGDQEQKELIIVASYLLVNLVYAAANKDLSILAAIRDYKGLKGACKEILTRGSPEAKEAMHSVVEVLEFK; encoded by the coding sequence ATGGCTGGGGTCaacgaaaaggaaaactTGAACACCGTTAGGGGTGATTTAGAAAAACTTTATGATGAAGCATTATCATTGACACTGACACTGGCACTGCCTCAAACTATCCTGTCATCACAATCTTTGAAGGAGATCAAGGATGTATTACTAAATGCTACACAGAAGTCGTCCGATTCGGGTTTTCTTTATACCAAACTTACTACAGAGCCAGAACGATTTCTACAATTAGCCAAGAATCTAGATGATACAACAATCTTATTGACTATAGTGGAGCTGAAAAAACCAATTATTACAACCCCAGATATTCAAAAGATTCTTTCCGCCTTGCGCATCAAGATTAAGGATGgagagaaggaagaaagtCTAGCAAATTGCAAGTTCTATCTACAGCTTTATGCTTCATTAATCACACAGACAAAAATAGTCAATACCCAACACATTGGTCTATTTCTTACATTGGTCGGGAAAATAGCCAAAGTAGACCATTTAGTCTTGATTATTGTTGTGCAATGTTTGCAAATAGAGAAAGCAAATACTATTGAAGCCATCAAAGATTATCTCGAAGTGCAAATTGGAGATGAAGCTGATGATGTTGGTCGAACAAGTGGCGATAGTGacagtggtagtggtagtggtggtggtaacatcaaaaacaatgatgatgatgaaaatatACCTTATATTGATGGCGcttctttcaaaaactttctCGCCGTGGTTGAGATGTGTTTTCCCGTAATTCCCGAGGAAACCActcaaatatatacaagaaaaaggacaaaagaatattttttggaaaaaaaacatgaaaaaactttttacATACCTATTCTAAAGTGCATGTCAGCCTCATGCATAGTTGAGAATTGCAGAAAATTCAACGCTGACAACTACAAAAACTTGATGGAAAATTCGTTTCAGTCATATGACAAACCAGTGAAAGTGTTGGCAAGCCTTGTTTTGGCCAAAGAATGGAGTTTTATTCATCAGCTgctaaataataaaaaaatcaagataACAGACGTTGCTGATTGTCTCATGTTGTACATCGAAGGTGAGTCTGAGAATGATAAGGACCACGAAAACTATATCGACTTTGCCGTTGAAGGTTTAACATATGTCAGTTTGTTTTGGGAGGCTCGCGAATGGATGAGAGTAGATGTTTCgtttgttgaaaaactcTTGGATATTTTCCAACGATCATCCAAGTCAACAAACATTAACACTTCCATCCAATATGTCGTGTTAACCATCTTGGCAAATTTGACTAGGTCAAAATCTAGGACATCTTCACAATACCAAGGCTCACGCAGTGAGTTGAAACAGGCAGTGATGCCGAAAGTTGGTTCAGACAGCAATgaggaaaaaattgatggTATCCGATTGTTCAACGAAGAGTTACTTAAAGATGACGAGTTAATTTCTAAGCTCAGCCTGGTCAAAACCTACGAGTCTTCGAGCAAAAATATCATGAATGCAGTTGTTGATATAATCTACAACATTTCCAGCGAtcagaaaaaaagtgtgcGAACAGAATTGGTGAAGCAAGGAGCTTTAACCATTATCGTGAACTACTTGATTAAGAACagcaagattgaaaaagtgGAAAAGAGACTTTTGCCAACAATTCCAAATGATGCTCAACAAGCCGAGATTTATTTGAAAGCTTTGCAAAGTCTTGCACGGATGATGATCAGTGTTAATCCTGAAATTGCATTTAAAAACTATGACGTGAAAACAACAATCCCATTTCTTACACAACTTTTGGGAAACAACGAAAATATTAACGACAATGACAGCAACAatgacaacgacaacaatgacaacgacaacaatgacaacaacaacaacaacaataacctTGAATTAACTTTATTAGACAAGTACGAATCATTATTGGCATTGACCAATGTGGCCTCCATCGAGAATCCTTCTTTGCGTGATTTCATAATCACCGAATTTTTTCCGTACGTGGATGACCTTATCCTTTCTAGCCACCTTCAACTTGCTACTTTTCAACTTCTTAGTAATTTGATCAATCGCCCGGTCTTACTTGCCAAGTTCTTCAATGTCGagcaaaccaaaaataaagaacgATTACTGATTACTTTAAAGTTATTCAATTCAGTAGAGGTGAATTTACAAGTTGCTGTTGGGAAATTCTTGGTCAACGCTACAGAGTTTGACATGATTGCTGAGGTGCTAGTTTCCACTGTGACTATTCGAAATGAGCTTTTGGAAATTTTGGTGAGCATTTTAGACCGGCAATTGGGTCATAGTGGTGATGAAAACAAGTCCAACATTAGCagccacaacaacaatagtgCAAGTGGGGATCAAGAACAGAAAGAATTGATTATTGTCGCCTCGTATTTATTGGTCAATTTAGTATATGCCGCTGCAAATAAAGATCTCTCAATACTTGCGGCAATAAGGGACTACAAAGGTCTCAAAGGTGCATGTAAAGAGATTTTGACCAGGGGAAGTCCGGAGGCTAAGGAAGCAATGCACagtgttgttgaggttttGGAATTCAAATAA
- the EFT2 gene encoding translation elongation factor 2, with amino-acid sequence MVAFTIEQIRDLMDKVANVRNMSVIAHVDHGKSTLTDSLVQKAGIISAGKAGEARFMDTRKDEQERGITIKSTAISLYASMSDEDVKDIKQKTDGNSFLINLIDSPGHVDFSSEVTAALRVTDGALVVVDTVEGVCVQTETVLRQALGERIKPVVIINKVDRALLELQVTKEDLYQSFSRTVESVNVIISTYVDPVLGDCQVFPDRGTVAFGSGLHGWAFTVRQFATKYSKKFGVDRSKMMERLWGDSYFNPKTKKWTNKDKDADGKPLERAFNMFVLDPIFRLFAAIMNFKKDEIPTLLEKLEISLKADEKELEGKALLKVVMRKFLPAADALLEMIVLHLPSPVTAQKYRAETLYEGPSDDQFCNAIRNCDPTADLMLYVSKMVPTSDKGRFYAFGRVFAGTVKSGQKVRIQGPNYQVGKKDDLFLKSIQRTVLMMGGKVEQIDDCPAGNIVGLVGIDQFLLKSGTLTTNEAAHNMKVMKFSVSPVVQVAVEVKNANDLPKLVEGLKRLSKSDPCVLTSMSESGEHIVAATGELHLEICLQDLENDHAGIPIKVSPPVVAYRETVEGESSMVALSKSPNKHNRIYVKAQPIDEEVSLDIENGIINPRDDFKARARILADKHGWDVTDARKIWCFGPDGNGPNLVVDQTKAVQYLNEIKDSVVAAFQWATKEGPIFGENVRSVRINILDVTLHADAIHRGGGQIIPTMRRATYASMLLAEPAIQEPIFLVEIQCPENAIGGIYSVLNKKRGQVISEEQRPGTPLFTVKAYLPVNESFGFTGELRQATGGQAFPQLIFDHWSVLNGDVKDPSTKPGLVVKEKRERQGLKPEVPGYEEYYDKL; translated from the exons atgg ttgcTTTCACTATTGAACAAATCCGTGACTTGATGGACAAGGTCGCCAATGTGCGTAACATGTCCGTCATTGCTCACGTCGATCACGGTAAATCCACCTTGACTGATTCCCTTGTCCAAAAGGCTGGTATTATTTCCGCTGGTAAGGCTGGTGAAGCCAGATTTATGGATACCAGAAAGGATGAACAAGAAAGAGGTATTACCATTAAATCCACTGCTATCTCATTGTACGCTTCAATGTCTGACGAAGATGTCAAGGACATCAAGCAAAAGACCGACGGTAACTCATTCTTGATTAACTTGATTGATTCACCAGGTCACGTTGATTTCTCATCAGAAGTCACTGCTGCTTTGAGAGTCACTGATGGTGCTTTGGTTGTCGTTGACACTGTTGAAGGTGTCTGTGTCCAAACCGAAACTGTGTTGAGACAAGCTTTGGGTGAAAGAATTAAGCCAGTTGTCATCATTAACAAGGTTGACAGAGCTTTGTTGGAATTGCAAGTCACCAAGGAAGATTTGTACCAATCTTTCTCCAGAACTGTTGAGTCCGTCAACGTCATCATCTCTACTTATGTTGACCCAGTCTTGGGTGACTGTCAAGTCTTCCCAGACAGAGGTACCGTTGCTTTTGGTTCCGGTTTGCACGGTTGGGCCTTCACTGTCAGACAATTTGCCACCAAGTACTCCAAGAAGTTTGGTGTTGACAGATCAAAGATGATGGAGAGATTGTGGGGTGACTCTTACTTCAACCCAAAGACCAAGAAATGGACcaacaaggacaaggaTGCTGATGGAAAGCCATTGGAGAGAGCTTTCAACATGTTCGTCTTGGACCCAATCTTTAGATTATTCGCTGCCATCATGAACTTCAAGAAGGATGAAATCCCAACTTTGTTggagaaattggaaatctCCTTGAAGGctgatgaaaaagaattggaaGGTAAGGCTTTGTTGAAGGTTGTTATGAGAAAATTCTTGCCAGCTGCTGATGCTTTGTTGGAAATGATTGTCTTGCACTTGCCATCCCCAGTCACTGCTCAAAAATACAGAGCTGAGACTTTGTACGAAGGTCCATCAGACGATCAATTCTGTAACGCTATCAGAAACTGTGACCCAACCGCTGACTTGATGTTGTACGTCTCCAAGATGGTTCCTACATCTGATAAGGGTAGATTCTACGCTTTCGGAAGAGTCTTTGCCGGTACCGTTAAGTCCGGTCAAAAGGTTAGAATCCAAGGTCCAAACTACCAAGTTGGTAAGAAGGATGACTTGTTCTTGAAATCTATCCAAAGAACTGTTTTGATGATGGGTGGTAAAGTTGAACAAATTGACGACTGTCCAGCTGGTAACATTGTTGGTTTGGTTGGTATTGATCAATTCTTGTTGAAATCAGGTACCTTGACCACTAACGAAGCTGCTCACAACATGAAGGTTATGAAATTCTCAGTCTCCCCAGTTGTGCAAGTTGCTGTTGAAGTTAAGAATGCTAACGATTTGCCAAAATTGGTTGAAGGTTTGAAGAGATTGTCCAAATCCGACCCATGTGTCTTGACCTCTATGTCCGAGTCTGGTGAGCACATTGTTGCTGCTACCGGTGAATTGCACTTGGAAATTTGTTTGCAAGATTTGGAGAATGACCACGCTGGTATTCCAATCAAGGTTTCTCCACCAGTTGTTGCTTACAGAGAAACTGTTGAGGGTGAATCATCAATGGTTGCTTTGTCCAAGTCACCAAACAAGCATAACAGAATTTACGTTAAGGCTCAACCAATTGACGAGGAAGTCTCCTTGGACATTGAAAACGGTATCATCAACCCAAGAGATGATTTCAAGGCTAGAGCCAGAATCTTGGCTGACAAGCACGGTTGGGATGTCACTGACGCCAGAAAGATTTGGTGTTTCGGTCCAGATGGTAACGGTCCTAACTTGGTTGTTGACCAAACTAAGGCTGTTCAATACTTGAACGAAATCAAGGATTcagttgttgctgctttcCAATGGGCTACCAAGGAAGGTCCAATCTTTGGTGAAAATGTTAGATCCGTTAGAATCAACATTTTGGATGTTACTTTGCACGCTGATGCTATCCACAGAGGTGGTGGTCAAATCATCCCAACCATGAGAAGAGCTACCTACGCTTCTATGTTGTTGGCTGAGCCAGCTATCCAAGAACCAATCTTCTTGGTTGAAATCCAATGTCCAGAAAACGCCATTGGTGGTATCTACTCAGTCTTGAACAAGAAGAGAGGTCAAGTTATCTCTGAAGAGCAAAGACCAGGTACTCCATTGTTCACCGTTAAGGCTTACTTGCCAGTCAATGAATCATTTGGTTTCACTGGTGAATTGAGACAAGCTACTGGTGGTCAAGCTTTCCCACAATTGATCTTTGACCACTGGTCAGTCTTGAACGGTGACGTTAAGGACCCATCAACCAAGCCAGGTTTGGTTGTTAAggagaagagagaaagacaagGTTTGAAACCTGAAGTTCCAGGTTACGAAGAATACTATGACAAATTGTAG
- the AMO1 gene encoding peroxisomal copper amine oxidase, giving the protein MERLAQLALHTTSAAGAPPAPAHPLDPLSPQEIKNVSTLVKKNYEGKIINFNTITLREPMKKAYYEWKEKNGPKPPRIAYFVIVADGDQGVHEGVVDITAQHIVEFQHTTGVQPILTPHDLQTTEDIVRNDPEVQRQCEISGVPPNSMHQIYCDAWTIGYDERWGAEKRLQQALMYWRSDEDDSHYSHPLDFCPIVDMNAKKVIYIDIPQRRRKISKHKHSNFHPKHIAEKFGTKENPSGFRQNDNFPINVTQPEGVSFNLDGHVMSWSNFKFHIGFNYREGIVLSDMTYNDHGNERSLFHRISLCEMVVPYGCPDFPHQRKHALDIGEYGAGNCTNPLALGCDCKGVIHYMDAHFPDKNGDAFTVRNAICIHEEDDGILFKHSDFRDDFQTTVTTRGKKLIISQIFTAANYEYCLYWIFRQDGTIKLEIRLTGILNTYICADDEDTGKWGTQVYPNVNAHNHQHLFSLRLHPRIDGDNNSAATSDAKSSPFPTGSAENKYGNGFYCEKTTFNKVKDSITDFESKTARTWDIFNPNSVHKYSGKPATYKLVSTYCSPLLAQEGSLVRKRAPWAANTTQVVPYSDDAHGYGRLYPSGDHVAQWSGDGVRGMTSWIDDGEANVNNTDIVFFHTFGITHFPAPEDFPVMPTEIFDLMLRPRNLHTENPVLDVKPSYAKTTSEVKNGEAGVDSCSLNVDKASRLAFGNNDCCKK; this is encoded by the coding sequence aTGGAAAGGTTGGCTCAATTGGCATTACACACAACATCTGCAGCTGGcgcaccaccagcaccagcacacCCTTTGGATCCGTTGTCTCCtcaagaaatcaaaaacgTGTCTACATTggtgaaaaagaattatgAAGGTAAGATTATCAATTTCAACACTATCACATTGAGAGAACCAATGAAGAAGGCATATTACGAgtggaaggaaaaaaacgGACCAAAGCCACCAAGAATTGCCTActttgttattgttgctgatggcGATCAAGGTGTTCACGAGGGTGTAGTTGATATCACTGCTCAACATATTGTCGAGTTTCAACACACTACTGGCGTACAACCAATCTTGACACCACACGATTTGCAAACCACTGAAGACATTGTTCGTAATGATCCTGAAGTTCAAAGACAATGTGAAATTAGTGGAGTTCCACCAAACTCGATGCACCAAATCTACTGTGATGCTTGGACTATTGGATACGACGAAAGATGGGGCGCTGAAAAGAGATTGCAACAAGCTTTAATGTATTGGAGATCAGACGAAGATGACTCTCATTACTCACACCCATTGGATTTCTGCCCAATTGTTGATATGAATGCTAAGAAAGTTATCTACATTGATATTCcccaaagaagaagaaagatctCCAAACACAAGCACTCAAACTTCCACCCAAAACACATTGCCGAGAAATTTGGTACCAAGGAGAATCCTTCTGGTTTTAGACAAAACGACAATTTCCCAATCAATGTTACCCAACCTGAAGGTGTTTCATTCAACTTGGATGGTCATGTGATGAGCTGGTCCAACTTTAAGTTTCACATTGGGTTCAACTATAGAGAAGGTATTGTTTTGAGTGACATGACTTATAACGATCATGGCAATGAAAGATCATTGTTCCATCGTATTTCCTTATGTGAAATGGTTGTTCCATATGGTTGTCCTGATTTCCCCCATCAAAGAAAACACGCGTTGGATATTGGTGAATATGGTGCAGGTAATTGTACAAACCCATTGGCTTTGGGATGTGACTGTAAAGGTGTGATTCACTACATGGATGCTCACTTTCCAGACAAGAATGGTGATGCTTTTACCGTGAGAAATGCCATTTGTATTCACGAGGAAGATGACGGTATCTTGTTCAAGCACTCAGATTTCAGAGATGATTTCCAAACCACAGTTACAACTAGAGGTAAGAAGTTGATCATTTCACAAATCTTTACCGCTGCCAACTACGAGTACTGTTTGTACTGGATCTTTAGACAAGATGGTACAATCAAGTTGGAAATTAGATTAACAGGTATCCTAAACACATACATTTGCGCAGACGACGAGGACACTGGCAAGTGGGGTACTCAAGTCTACCCTAATGTTAATGCACACAATCACCAACACTTGTTTTCCTTGAGATTGCATCCAAGAATTGATGGTGATAACAACTCTGCTGCTACAAGTGATGCCAAGTCTTCTCCATTCCCAACCGGCTCAGCTGAAAACAAATATGGTAACGGATTCTACTGTGAAAAAACCACATTCAACAAGGTTAAAGATTCCATCACTGACTTTGAAAGCAAAACTGCAAGAACCTGGGATATTTTCAATCCAAACTCTGTTCACAAATACTCTGGCAAACCAGCCACTTACAAATTGGTTTCCACATATTGCTCACCATTACTCGCTCAAGAAGGTTCTTTGGTTAGAAAAAGAGCACCATGGGCTGCAAACACTACACAAGTTGTTCCATATAGTGATGATGCACATGGATATGGAAGGTTATACCCATCAGGTGATCATGTTGCTCAATGGAGTGGTGATGGTGTGAGAGGTATGACTTCATGGATTGACGATGGCGAAGCAAATGTCAACAACACCGATATTGTGTTTTTCCACACTTTTGGTATTACCCATTTCCCAGCACCCGAAGATTTCCCAGTTATGCCAACAGAAATCTTTGACCTCATGCTCAGACCTAGAAACTTGCACACAGAGAACCCGGTATTGGATGTCAAACCCTCTTATGCCAAAACCACGTCGGAAGTGAAAAATGGCGAGGCAGGTGTCGACTCATGCTCGTTAAATGTTGACAAAGCTTCTAGATTGGCATTCGGCAACAATGACTGTtgtaaaaaataa
- the SFB3 gene encoding COPII coat Sec23p-Sfb3p heterodimer component, with protein MSSNLVPSFQSLDLMSGSSQKRRAKRVVHPGVSSSLASPVSPLPPAVSSPGYPYPNQQQYPQQSPQIAQQYPQSVPQQLPQQYPQSVPKQEAQNDSVPSIQETRYQSQKEFDTPDAEGNYKSFLTFSNTVPPEVGTQYHVTDQGTASPKFIRSSMYYIPESEKLRMATKLPVSITVHPFAPQLQSEEPIATVELMQNDPIVSSSINESDDDALDKGPLRCHRCRTYINPSINFTPNQKFICNICQFANNTVPQEYYSPLDTRGFRMDKFVKPELHKSVYDLKVPKEYNFNSKDPQPMHMVFLVDISENSVKQNLPTLVAESIRSMLNNSAVTAAAAAAAAFASGEKEEVGEVGEAQKEGEEGLPFKIAIIAFDKRIHFFNLSPTLERTQVSILSDLDDPFVPFNDGLFVSPEESQFVIEDALNYLEQVGNNQALDMEPAFAAAVKTAGLCLEMHGGGKIISALSSLPSWGPGGLKYKDNRAVGRTPSPEVEKKLFLPDSDYWKAMTKHFIQQSVGMDLFIASHTSVDLSNVGHLVSATGGEISRWTNLNYERDGRLFTEKFKRSVFKTTGYQAQLKLRCSNGLQIAQYYGTSSSLSETNLGGSVQDPVIPILSEDQTFTVLLSYDGLLSKKLDCHFQAALLYTDAHGVRKVRVINLVLAVTSRLEDVFYFTDENAIITTLVRDTLSFIGKQTLNELRESLNTKLGDVFTQYRAMNEYGHNRARTLTNKLLFPDALKNLPLHILSFLKTHAIRASTGLSADSRLAEAFNMLTMPLEKLSYHLYPALVELHSLTEEDGTVDETTGYTLLPRYKDLTASSLDRGVYILCDGFRTWVYVDPDANIMLIKDVFGDQIESIEELDPLIDELPELPSEISQQARNIVHFFNKNIVGIDSFNVQIVRKGIDASEHQFREYLRDDSFGGAGGAGTGGGALRATNGLSYAEYLTNLHKAIRVLLDSDKAANNIRQSISSVEHDTDTLAQRFINF; from the coding sequence ATGTCTTCCAACTTGGTACCACTGTTCCAGTCGCTAGACCTCATGCTGGGAAGCtcacaaaaaagaagagcaaaaagagTGGTACATCCAGGAGTTAGTAGCTCCCTAGCGTCACCAGTATCCCCACTCCCTCCAGCGGTTAGCTCTCCCGGATACCCATATCCCAATCAGCAACAATATCCACAACAATCACCACAAATTGCTCAGCAATATCCACAACTGGTACCACAACAGTTACCACAACAATATCCACAACTGGTACCAAAACAAGAAGCTCAAAATGATTCGGTACCGTCGATACAAGAGACACGGTACCAAAGCCAAAAGGAGTTTGACACTCCTGATGCAGAGGGCAACTACAAATCGTTCTTGACGTTTTCCAACACAGTGCCACCTGAAGTTGGTACCCAGTACCACGTAACTGACCAAGGAACTGCATCACCAAAGTTTATTAGATCATCCATGTATTATATCCCAGAATCTGAAAAGTTGCGAATGGCTACAAAATTACCAGTCTCAATCACCGTACACCCATTTGCTCCTCAATTACAGAGTGAAGAGCCCATTGCTACTGTTGAACTAATGCAGAATGACCCAATTGTCTCTAGCAGCATCAATGAGAGTGATGATGACGCGTTGGATAAAGGTCCTCTTCGATGCCATAGATGTAGAACATACATTAACCCCTCAATCAATTTCACtccaaaccaaaaatttaTATGTAATATATGTCAATTTGCAAACAACACGGTACCACAAGAGTACTATTCACCATTGGACACTAGAGGTTTTAGAATGGACAAGTTTGTCAAACCCGAATTGCACAAGAGTGTCTACGACTTGAAGGTACCCAAAGAATACAATTTCAATTCCAAAGATCCTCAACCAATGCACATGGTATTTCTAGTTGATATTTCTGAAAACAGTGTTAAGCAGAATTTACCCACTTTAGTGGCTGAATCTATAAGATCCATGTTGAATAATAGCGCCgtaacagcagcagcagctgctgctgctgcatttgcatcaggcgaaaaagaagaagtgggAGAAGTGGGAGAAGCACAAAAGGAAGGCGAAGAAGGTTTGCCATTTAAAATCGCCATTATTGCATTTGACAAAAGGATTCATTTCTTCAATCTTTCACCAACACTTGAAAGGACCCAAGTGTCAATTCTTTCCGATTTGGATGATCCTTTTGTCCCCTTTAATGATGGGTTGTTTGTTTCACCAGAGGAAAGTCAATTTGTCATTGAAGATGCATTAAACTACTTGGAACAAGTTGGTAATAATCAGGCTCTCGATATGGAACCCGCCTTTGCCGCCGCTGTGAAAACTGCTGGGTTATGTCTTGAGATGCATGGAGGAGGTAAGATCATCTCTGCATTATCAAGCCTTCCATCATGGGGCCCTGGAGGACTCAAATACAAGGATAATAGAGCCGTTGGAAGAACACCATCACCTGAGGTGGAAAAGAAGTTGTTTCTTCCCGATAGTGACTACTGGAAAGCAATGACTAAACATTTTATACAACAAAGTGTCGGTATGGACCTTTTCATTGCCTCGCATACCTCCGTTGATCTCTCCAATGTTGGTCACTTGGTCTCTGCAACTGGTGGTGAGATTTCAAGGTGGACAAACCTCAATTATGAAAGAGATGGCAGATTGTTTACAGAGAAATTCAAAAGGTctgttttcaaaaccaCTGGATATCAAGCTCAACTCAAGCTTAGATGCTCAAATGGTTTGCAAATTGCACAATATTATGgaacttcttcttccttatCAGAAACCAATTTGGGTGGCTCTGTGCAAGATCCTGTTATCCCAATATTGTCGGAAGATCAAACTTTCACAGTTCTCCTTTCGTATGATGGACTTTTAAGTAAAAAATTGGATTGCCATTTTCAAGCAGCCCTTTTGTATACTGATGCACATGGTGTGAGAAAAGTCAGGGTCATTAATTTGGTCCTTGCAGTAACTTCGAGGTTGGAAGATgtattttactttactgATGAAAACGCCATCATTACGACTTTGGTAAGAGACACGTTATCCTTTATCGGCAAGCAAACATTGAATGAACTAAGGGAGAGTCTCAATACCAAATTAGGAGATGTATTCACGCAGTATAGAGCAATGAATGAATATGGCCACAATAGAGCGCGCACGCTCACCAACAAGCTTTTGTTCCCAGATGCTTTAAAAAACTTACCACTTCATATCTTGAGCTTTCTCAAGACTCATGCAATTCGCGCCTCAACGGGGCTCAGTGCTGATTCGCGTTTAGCTGAAGCATTCAATATGTTGACTATGCCATTGGAAAAACTTTCATACCATTTATACCCTGCATTAGTTGAACTTCATTCACTTACTGAAGAAGACGGAACAGTTGACGAAACTACTGGATACACATTACTTCCTCGATACAAAGACTTGACAGCATCGAGCTTGGACCGTGGAGTATACATTCTTTGTGATGGATTTAGAACTTGGGTCTATGTTGATCCAGATGCTAACATAATGTTGATTAAAGACGTATTTGGAGATCAAATTGAGTCAATTGAAGAACTTGACCCCTTAATCGACGAGCTTCCCGAATTACCGTCTGAAATCTCCCAACAAGCGCGCAATATAGtgcatttttttaataaaaatattgtTGGAATAGACTCTTTTAACGTCCAAATTGTGCGAAAGGGAATTGATGCTTCAGAACATCAGTTTAGAGAGTACTTACGTGACGATAGttttggtggtgctggAGGTGCTGGTACTGGCGGAGGCGCACTAAGGGCAACAAATGGCTTAAGCTACGCCGAGTATCTTACAAACCTCCACAAAGCGATACGAGTTCTTTTGGATTCAGACAAAGCTGCAAATAACATCAGACAGTCGATATCTAGTGTTGAACATGACACTGATACCTTGGCGCAAAGGTTCATCAATTTTTAA